From a region of the Pseudanabaena sp. ABRG5-3 genome:
- the secD gene encoding protein translocase subunit SecD, whose amino-acid sequence MGKQSRLLAFVLAILLGAVYLIVIHPPKLGLDLRGGAQLTLQAKTNPEQGINEITPRIMETAKFVVEQRINGLGVSEATILLSGNNQLIVQLPGVNDPAQAERVLGTTAQLDFRKQKKGTESELRARLQILQAATVQRELLKNSGDQKAIAENETTYKKSIEDLKGIFERTGLTGNMLKDAVASPSGNGPDSWQVALTFDDKGGDLFAKTTGEIGGTGRVLGIFLDDKLISSPSVGPEFQGKGISGGRAVITGNFTLDSATELALQLRAGALPVPVEIVENRTVGATLGADSILSSIYAGVAGLVLVLIFMVLYYRILGVVADIALITYAVITYALFSLLGVVLTLPGIAGFILSIGMAVDANVLIFERTREELKAGRTLYKSVEAGFYRAWSSILDSNVTTLIACLTLFWLGSGFVKGFAVTLGVGVIVSMFTAITLSRSLMLAMISNPQFRKPEYYGMKAFGKISTVTTDIEAETEVVDDHNDKTDNTKDNTSGAVL is encoded by the coding sequence AATCGTCATTCATCCGCCTAAATTAGGTTTGGATCTGCGAGGTGGCGCACAGCTTACACTCCAAGCAAAAACTAATCCTGAACAAGGTATTAATGAAATTACGCCGCGCATTATGGAAACCGCCAAGTTTGTGGTGGAGCAGCGTATTAACGGTTTAGGAGTTTCCGAAGCCACAATTTTGCTATCGGGTAATAATCAACTGATCGTGCAGTTACCGGGGGTCAATGATCCTGCCCAAGCTGAGCGCGTACTTGGCACAACTGCTCAACTTGATTTCCGCAAGCAAAAGAAAGGTACGGAAAGTGAGCTAAGAGCAAGATTGCAAATTCTACAGGCTGCGACGGTTCAGCGTGAACTCCTCAAAAACTCTGGCGATCAAAAGGCGATCGCCGAAAATGAAACCACCTATAAAAAGAGCATTGAAGATCTCAAGGGCATCTTTGAACGCACAGGCTTAACGGGCAATATGCTCAAAGATGCTGTTGCTTCACCAAGTGGCAATGGTCCCGACTCTTGGCAAGTAGCTCTAACCTTTGATGATAAGGGTGGCGATCTCTTTGCTAAAACCACTGGCGAAATCGGTGGTACTGGCCGAGTCTTAGGAATTTTCTTAGATGACAAATTAATTAGCTCTCCATCGGTTGGTCCCGAATTTCAAGGTAAAGGCATTTCGGGTGGACGAGCCGTCATTACAGGCAACTTTACGTTAGACTCCGCAACTGAATTAGCATTGCAGCTACGCGCAGGGGCTTTACCAGTACCCGTCGAAATTGTCGAAAACCGCACCGTTGGCGCGACCCTTGGGGCAGATAGCATCCTCAGCAGTATCTATGCAGGCGTAGCTGGGTTAGTACTGGTTCTGATTTTTATGGTGCTTTACTACCGTATTTTGGGCGTAGTTGCCGATATTGCGCTAATTACCTATGCAGTGATTACCTATGCTTTGTTTAGTTTGCTTGGCGTAGTACTGACCTTGCCCGGTATTGCAGGCTTTATCCTCAGTATTGGGATGGCTGTGGATGCCAACGTCCTAATTTTTGAACGGACTAGAGAAGAGTTGAAAGCAGGACGCACACTTTATAAGTCCGTTGAGGCAGGCTTCTATCGCGCATGGTCAAGCATTCTTGATAGTAATGTAACGACCCTAATTGCTTGTTTAACTCTATTCTGGCTGGGTTCAGGATTTGTGAAGGGCTTTGCCGTCACCCTTGGTGTAGGGGTAATCGTCAGTATGTTTACGGCAATTACTTTGAGCCGATCGCTAATGTTGGCGATGATTAGCAACCCTCAGTTCCGTAAGCCTGAATACTACGGCATGAAAGCTTTTGGCAAAATCTCAACAGTAACCACTGATATTGAAGCCGAGACAGAAGTAGTGGATGACCACAACGACAAGACAGACAATACAAAAGACAATACAAGCGGTGCAGTTCTATGA
- the secF gene encoding protein translocase subunit SecF — MRLDVVKNARLYLTISTAVIVAGIVAMVLSFQQLGSPLRLGIDFTGGSSVTLGLACNGDTCGKPIDIAVVRQAVESKGFANSVIQLVEGKDLKGVSVRTAHLSTEEREKLKSTLTESLKQYGEVDPKKSQLDEVGAAIGQQALRNGLLAILLSFAGIGIYLAFRFQLDYATFAVLALFHDIFVTVGAFSVLGLTLGVEIDSLFIVAMLTICGFSVNDTVVIYDRIRENVKLDAGNTSFNDLVNASVNQTLGRSINTSMTATLPLLAIFLFGGATLRFFSLALIIGFLSGAYSSIFNASILLAWWRSRQTSKLKQSTVEAN, encoded by the coding sequence ATGAGATTAGATGTAGTTAAAAATGCGCGTCTTTACCTCACGATTTCCACAGCAGTGATTGTGGCGGGAATTGTGGCGATGGTGTTGTCCTTTCAGCAGTTAGGCTCTCCATTACGCTTAGGCATTGACTTTACAGGTGGCTCTAGTGTGACGCTTGGCTTAGCTTGTAATGGCGATACTTGTGGGAAACCCATTGATATTGCGGTAGTACGTCAAGCTGTAGAGAGTAAAGGCTTTGCTAATAGTGTCATCCAATTAGTTGAAGGCAAGGATTTAAAAGGAGTATCAGTCCGCACGGCGCATCTCTCGACGGAGGAACGCGAAAAGCTGAAGTCAACATTGACGGAATCTTTAAAGCAATATGGCGAAGTCGATCCCAAAAAGTCTCAACTGGACGAAGTTGGTGCAGCGATCGGTCAACAAGCGCTTCGGAATGGCTTATTGGCGATTTTGCTGTCCTTTGCAGGTATTGGTATTTATTTAGCATTCCGCTTTCAGTTAGATTATGCAACCTTTGCAGTGTTGGCACTCTTTCATGACATTTTCGTTACTGTGGGTGCGTTCTCTGTTTTGGGTTTGACTCTGGGCGTAGAGATTGACAGTTTATTTATTGTGGCGATGTTGACGATCTGTGGCTTTTCCGTCAATGACACCGTGGTAATTTACGATCGCATTCGCGAAAATGTAAAACTTGATGCGGGTAACACGAGTTTTAATGATCTAGTTAATGCTTCAGTCAATCAAACCCTAGGGCGATCGATTAATACTTCGATGACAGCGACATTACCCCTGCTCGCTATTTTCTTGTTTGGTGGCGCAACCCTAAGATTTTTCTCCCTAGCTCTGATCATTGGCTTCTTATCTGGTGCTTATTCCAGTATATTTAACGCGAGTATCTTGCTGGCATGGTGGCGCAGTCGTCAAACTTCTAAACTCAAACAATCAACTGTTGAAGCAAACTAA
- a CDS encoding DUF3593 domain-containing protein, which translates to MSQETLFGLSLFPYLAFLWFATKSKQFPKLGLWGFYGTLVFVAITIPAGLYAQNQYHDVLANVDWLHGSAESFLTMTNILLVLGFKNAVKPKD; encoded by the coding sequence ATGTCTCAAGAAACCCTATTCGGACTATCTCTATTTCCCTACCTTGCTTTTCTGTGGTTTGCTACAAAATCAAAGCAATTTCCCAAGCTAGGACTATGGGGATTTTATGGAACTTTAGTATTTGTAGCTATTACAATTCCCGCAGGACTCTATGCTCAGAATCAATATCATGACGTATTAGCTAATGTTGATTGGCTACATGGCAGTGCGGAGTCATTTTTGACAATGACTAATATTTTGCTGGTTTTAGGCTTTAAAAATGCAGTGAAACCAAAAGATTAG
- a CDS encoding DUF2499 domain-containing protein has protein sequence MHSLSLPTWVIHISSVIEWALAIWLIWQYDKQNPDRGWRGLAWGMFPALVSAMCAVTWHFFDNADSLKWLVTVQAAMTLFGNCALAIATYFIWKISRSVET, from the coding sequence ATGCACTCTTTATCTTTACCCACATGGGTCATCCATATTTCTAGTGTAATTGAATGGGCTTTAGCAATTTGGCTCATTTGGCAATATGACAAACAAAATCCTGATCGCGGATGGCGTGGCTTAGCATGGGGTATGTTTCCTGCTTTAGTTAGTGCCATGTGTGCGGTAACTTGGCATTTCTTTGATAATGCTGATTCCCTGAAATGGCTAGTGACAGTGCAAGCTGCCATGACTCTATTTGGCAATTGTGCCTTGGCGATCGCTACCTATTTCATTTGGAAGATTTCGCGATCCGTCGAAACTTGA
- a CDS encoding carbohydrate kinase family protein, translating into MPRVICLGEVLIDQIAEDVGVPYDQVSTWKPYLGGAPANVACGLAKLGTPVSLISAVGQDATGADLLKQLGAAGVETSGVQVHPESVTREVYVTRDAKGDRQFNRFNGDAKTVFADTLLSAEHLPAHLFADAKFLVLGTLGLSNPQTSRAIGRALKLAEENFVKVVVDVNWRAMFWKHPEQVAKLLPVLLRYTDFLKLTEDEAKLLFRLTSPAAIAQAYSHLEGIIITNGDKDCRYYLGEKQSKYPAFPVYSLDTTGAGDAFLAAFIHKIYHRPLTHLQNSQFAEEVIAYASAAGALSTLDVGAITGQPSDRQIREFLAMRESKH; encoded by the coding sequence ATGCCGCGTGTAATTTGCCTTGGCGAAGTCTTAATCGATCAGATTGCTGAAGATGTGGGTGTTCCCTATGACCAAGTCAGTACTTGGAAGCCTTATTTAGGAGGAGCGCCTGCTAATGTTGCTTGTGGTTTAGCCAAGCTGGGAACACCTGTCAGTTTAATTAGTGCTGTGGGGCAAGATGCCACAGGAGCCGATCTACTCAAGCAATTGGGAGCCGCAGGGGTGGAAACTTCGGGCGTGCAGGTGCATCCAGAATCCGTAACCCGTGAGGTATATGTCACCCGTGATGCTAAGGGCGATCGCCAGTTTAATCGCTTTAACGGTGATGCTAAGACAGTATTTGCAGATACCCTGCTGTCGGCGGAGCATTTGCCCGCCCATTTATTTGCCGATGCGAAGTTTTTAGTGCTAGGGACACTTGGATTATCAAATCCTCAAACTTCACGGGCAATCGGTCGAGCGCTGAAGCTTGCCGAAGAAAATTTTGTCAAGGTGGTAGTTGATGTCAACTGGCGTGCGATGTTTTGGAAGCATCCTGAACAGGTGGCAAAGCTCTTACCAGTGTTGCTACGATATACCGATTTCTTGAAACTGACTGAAGATGAAGCCAAGCTGCTATTTCGGTTAACTAGTCCTGCGGCGATCGCACAGGCTTATAGCCATCTCGAAGGTATCATTATTACCAATGGCGATAAAGACTGTCGCTATTATTTAGGCGAAAAACAAAGTAAATATCCTGCTTTTCCTGTCTATTCTCTCGATACTACTGGTGCGGGGGATGCTTTCTTAGCTGCCTTCATTCACAAGATCTATCATCGTCCGCTTACGCATCTACAGAATTCGCAATTTGCAGAAGAGGTCATCGCCTATGCTAGCGCCGCAGGTGCTTTGTCTACGCTAGATGTTGGTGCAATTACAGGTCAACCAAGCGATCGCCAAATTCGCGAATTTTTAGCCATGCGCGAGTCAAAACATTAA
- the cphA gene encoding cyanophycin synthetase: MKILKIQTLRGPNYWSIQRHQLVVARLDLEDFQVQRTSFYQNLTKVLPSLAGKDIANRQDISDADFLAEIVKDIAIALQGYVGMKVDFGAIRPTVEQNIYQIVFEYQTEQAGRYAARAAVRICTSILETGTYATSELQEDLKDLRDIRLDGQLGPSTESIVAEAKAQKIPWLELGSRAMIQLGYGVYQSRIQATLSNKTGILAVELACDKEGTKQILRDSGVPVPRGTTIRSPKYLEDAIAEVGGFPIVIKPLNGNHGRGITIDVRTVKEAIAAFDMAQEVSEEVIIERFHTGRDHRVLVINGKFVAVAERVPANVTGDGVSTISQLIEITNQDPRRGDGHDNVLTRIEIDRTSLDILARQGFTLESVPPKGQVCYLKATANLSTGGVSVDRTDEIHPENIWLAERVARIIGLDIAGIDVVTEDISLPVRQTDGAIVEVNAAPGFRMHTAPSIGTPRNVAAPVIEMLFPAGSPTRVPIVAITGTNGKTTTTRLIAHIFKQTGKRVGYTTTDGIYIGECLVEKGDTTGPYSAQVILRDPTVEVAILETARGGILRSGLGFDGCDVGVVMNVQADHLGIGDIDTIEDLARLKSVVVRTALPSGYAVLNADDPLVVSMAKEVEAKVAYFSMNPDNTLIQSHIAQGGVAAVYEEGYLTILKGDWKLRIEEAVNVPLTLGGRAAFNIQNSLAASLAAFTQDVKIEQIRQGLATFVASSAQTPGRMNLFDLGKYHALVDYAHNPAGFKAIADFIQKWEGEAIGVIGAPGDRRDEDIIELGQLAANMFSRIFIKEDKDLRGRSPRVVADLLRQGVEEVNGNIPCITILDEAEALTAALDSAPQSSLVVVFPDKVDAAIAIIESRKSKLQ, encoded by the coding sequence ATGAAAATTCTCAAAATCCAAACATTACGGGGCCCAAACTATTGGAGTATTCAACGACATCAGCTTGTAGTTGCACGCTTAGATTTAGAGGATTTTCAAGTACAACGAACTAGCTTTTATCAAAACCTGACTAAGGTTCTGCCAAGTTTAGCGGGAAAAGACATTGCTAATCGCCAAGATATTAGTGATGCTGATTTTTTAGCAGAGATAGTCAAGGATATTGCGATCGCGCTGCAAGGTTATGTTGGTATGAAGGTGGATTTTGGGGCAATCCGACCAACGGTTGAGCAGAATATTTATCAGATCGTTTTTGAATATCAAACTGAGCAGGCTGGACGTTATGCAGCGAGGGCAGCGGTCAGAATTTGCACCAGTATTTTAGAAACGGGAACCTATGCGACCAGTGAATTACAAGAGGATCTCAAGGATTTAAGAGATATCCGCCTTGATGGACAATTAGGACCTAGTACCGAGTCAATTGTTGCTGAAGCTAAAGCGCAAAAGATTCCTTGGTTAGAACTTGGTAGCCGTGCCATGATTCAACTTGGTTATGGTGTATATCAAAGTCGGATTCAGGCGACTTTATCGAATAAAACAGGGATTTTGGCAGTTGAACTTGCCTGTGACAAAGAGGGAACCAAGCAAATCTTGCGGGATTCGGGTGTCCCTGTACCGAGGGGAACCACGATCCGATCACCTAAATATTTAGAAGATGCGATCGCGGAAGTGGGTGGTTTCCCAATTGTGATTAAGCCCCTTAATGGCAATCATGGGCGCGGGATCACTATTGATGTACGCACAGTGAAAGAGGCGATCGCTGCCTTTGACATGGCACAGGAAGTCTCAGAAGAAGTAATTATTGAACGTTTCCATACGGGACGTGATCACCGTGTTTTAGTGATTAATGGCAAGTTTGTTGCTGTCGCTGAGCGCGTACCTGCCAATGTTACGGGTGATGGCGTATCCACAATTTCCCAACTAATTGAAATTACCAATCAAGATCCGCGCCGTGGGGATGGTCATGATAATGTGCTTACCCGCATTGAGATCGATCGCACTAGCTTAGATATCCTTGCCAGACAAGGCTTTACCCTCGAATCCGTACCCCCTAAAGGACAGGTATGCTATCTCAAGGCAACTGCCAACCTCAGTACAGGCGGCGTATCTGTGGATCGCACCGATGAGATTCATCCAGAAAACATTTGGTTGGCGGAACGGGTTGCCCGCATTATTGGTTTAGACATTGCAGGGATCGATGTTGTTACCGAAGATATTTCTTTGCCTGTGCGCCAGACCGATGGGGCGATCGTTGAGGTCAATGCTGCCCCCGGATTTAGAATGCACACTGCGCCGAGTATTGGCACACCTCGCAATGTCGCTGCGCCTGTAATTGAGATGTTATTCCCCGCAGGTTCGCCGACGCGAGTTCCCATCGTGGCGATTACGGGTACGAATGGCAAAACTACAACTACGCGCTTGATTGCACATATTTTCAAGCAAACAGGTAAGCGGGTTGGCTACACCACTACTGATGGTATTTACATTGGTGAATGCCTAGTAGAGAAAGGTGATACGACGGGTCCCTATAGCGCTCAAGTGATTCTGCGTGATCCTACCGTCGAAGTTGCGATTCTTGAAACTGCAAGGGGTGGCATCTTGCGATCGGGACTAGGCTTTGATGGCTGCGATGTTGGTGTGGTGATGAATGTCCAAGCGGATCACCTTGGTATTGGTGATATTGATACCATAGAGGATCTGGCTAGACTCAAGAGTGTCGTGGTACGCACTGCTTTACCTAGTGGCTATGCGGTACTCAACGCTGATGATCCATTGGTTGTCTCTATGGCAAAAGAAGTAGAAGCCAAGGTTGCCTACTTCAGCATGAATCCTGATAATACTTTGATTCAATCCCATATTGCCCAAGGGGGAGTAGCCGCAGTCTATGAAGAGGGCTATTTAACAATTCTCAAAGGTGATTGGAAGCTGCGGATTGAAGAGGCAGTCAATGTACCTTTAACTCTCGGCGGTCGTGCTGCTTTTAATATTCAGAATTCACTTGCCGCAAGTTTGGCAGCTTTTACTCAAGACGTAAAGATTGAGCAGATTCGTCAGGGATTAGCTACCTTTGTTGCCTCTAGCGCCCAAACCCCTGGCCGCATGAACTTGTTTGACTTGGGTAAATATCACGCCTTAGTTGACTATGCTCACAACCCTGCGGGATTTAAAGCGATCGCCGATTTTATCCAAAAGTGGGAAGGTGAAGCGATCGGTGTAATTGGCGCACCAGGCGATCGCCGCGATGAAGATATCATTGAGCTAGGACAACTGGCGGCAAATATGTTTAGCCGCATCTTTATTAAAGAAGATAAAGACTTGCGCGGACGTAGCCCACGGGTGGTGGCTGATCTCCTCCGTCAAGGTGTGGAAGAAGTTAATGGCAATATTCCCTGTATTACAATTCTTGATGAAGCGGAAGCCCTCACAGCCGCTTTGGATAGCGCCCCTCAAAGCAGTCTTGTCGTTGTCTTTCCCGATAAAGTGGATGCAGCTATTGCTATCATTGAATCGCGAAAGTCTAAATTGCAATAA
- a CDS encoding GNAT family N-acetyltransferase, producing the protein MQSFPVLGNTIRPLQHRDLEFIQRFASPQDLEQIAVSDLSGCRSRQKISLHQLASWLPAPVQTLLKPYVRAYVSECNGIIQGFIRVSPFNNNSSTWKIDRVVVLPEAQNGQHNVGTQLIRYCLESCLEARTWVLQVDINQKDTIALYRQNGFQPLAQFTDWEISADSLKEIAQHSPDLPNLMPVSNADASLLYQLDTAAMPPQIRQVYDLNVDDFRAKALDKLINHGSLLINHLQDVSGYVYEPQRKAAIGYFYLLLQRPTVNQPDEKLVHHCQLTVHPAYTWLYPELTSQIAQIVIKQSPEGASLQLSSADYQPEREDYLERIQAQRQGHSLLMARSVWHKIRETKPVLDGLQLSRMLSGLQPTQKPIPGRIETLPQQHQHTDEPL; encoded by the coding sequence ATGCAATCTTTCCCAGTGCTTGGTAATACAATCCGTCCGCTTCAACATCGAGATCTAGAGTTTATTCAGCGATTTGCTTCGCCCCAAGATCTCGAACAGATTGCTGTGAGCGATCTTAGTGGATGTCGTAGTCGTCAGAAAATTAGCTTACATCAGCTTGCGAGTTGGTTGCCCGCCCCAGTGCAAACCCTCCTGAAACCCTATGTCCGTGCCTATGTTTCAGAATGCAATGGTATTATCCAAGGCTTTATTCGAGTTTCACCGTTTAATAACAACAGCAGTACTTGGAAGATTGATCGTGTTGTTGTGTTGCCTGAAGCCCAGAATGGTCAACATAATGTCGGTACACAACTAATCCGCTACTGCCTCGAATCTTGTCTAGAGGCAAGAACTTGGGTACTGCAAGTTGATATTAATCAAAAAGATACGATCGCCCTCTATCGTCAGAATGGGTTTCAACCCCTTGCCCAATTTACGGATTGGGAAATTAGTGCTGACAGTCTTAAGGAGATCGCACAGCATTCCCCCGATCTTCCCAACTTGATGCCCGTCAGTAATGCCGATGCAAGTTTGCTGTATCAGTTAGATACGGCGGCGATGCCACCACAGATTCGGCAAGTATATGACCTTAATGTTGATGATTTCCGTGCCAAAGCGCTCGATAAGCTGATTAATCACGGATCTTTGCTAATTAACCATCTGCAAGATGTGTCGGGCTATGTCTATGAGCCTCAACGCAAAGCCGCGATCGGTTACTTTTATTTGCTATTACAGCGTCCTACGGTCAATCAACCCGATGAGAAACTGGTTCACCATTGCCAGCTTACGGTACATCCTGCTTATACATGGCTCTATCCTGAACTAACTTCGCAGATTGCTCAGATTGTGATTAAGCAATCCCCTGAAGGTGCAAGTCTGCAACTATCTTCGGCGGACTATCAGCCTGAGCGTGAGGACTATTTGGAAAGGATTCAGGCGCAACGTCAAGGACATTCCTTGCTAATGGCGCGATCGGTCTGGCATAAAATCCGTGAGACTAAGCCCGTCCTTGATGGCTTACAACTTTCGCGGATGTTATCGGGGTTGCAGCCTACTCAAAAACCCATCCCAGGGAGAATTGAGACCTTGCCACAACAGCATCAACATACCGATGAGCCGCTCTAA
- a CDS encoding carbon-nitrogen hydrolase family protein, whose product MKSYLAAAVQMTSVSDVDKNLAQAEDLIQLAVNRGAELVCLPENFSFLGDESEKTRHSTEIAEKSEKFLITIAQKYQILLLGGGFPVPVATPNNSSAIKMYNTALLIGREGEELARYRKMHLFDVNLPDGNTYQESATILAGEEAPPVYRSEQYGNLGLSVCYDVRFPELYRHLSKNGANVLFVPAAFTAFTGKDHWQVLLQARAIENTSYVIAPAQVGMHTPRRQSHGHAMIIDPWGIVLADAGDRTGVAIAEIQPSRIDQIRRQMPSLQHRTFFN is encoded by the coding sequence ATGAAGTCATATTTGGCGGCCGCCGTACAAATGACCAGTGTCTCAGATGTAGACAAAAATCTTGCTCAAGCAGAAGATTTGATCCAACTGGCAGTAAATCGAGGTGCAGAATTAGTTTGTTTACCAGAAAACTTTTCGTTTTTGGGTGACGAAAGTGAAAAGACGAGACATTCTACAGAAATTGCCGAAAAGAGCGAAAAGTTTTTGATTACGATCGCCCAAAAATATCAAATTCTGTTGCTTGGTGGTGGATTTCCTGTGCCAGTAGCTACTCCCAATAATTCCTCTGCGATCAAGATGTACAACACCGCCCTGCTGATTGGGCGCGAAGGCGAAGAATTGGCGCGTTATCGCAAAATGCACCTGTTTGATGTCAATCTGCCCGATGGTAATACCTATCAGGAATCCGCAACAATTCTTGCTGGCGAAGAAGCTCCCCCTGTATACAGATCAGAGCAGTATGGTAACTTGGGACTATCGGTTTGTTATGACGTAAGATTCCCTGAGTTATACCGCCATTTATCTAAAAATGGGGCAAATGTCCTATTTGTCCCTGCTGCCTTTACTGCCTTTACAGGTAAAGATCATTGGCAAGTTTTATTGCAGGCAAGGGCGATCGAAAATACGAGTTATGTAATTGCCCCTGCACAGGTAGGAATGCACACCCCACGTCGTCAGTCCCACGGTCATGCCATGATTATTGATCCTTGGGGCATCGTCTTAGCCGATGCAGGCGATCGCACAGGTGTAGCGATCGCGGAAATCCAACCATCACGTATCGATCAAATCCGTCGCCAAATGCCATCTTTGCAACATCGCACCTTTTTTAATTAG
- the phoU gene encoding phosphate signaling complex protein PhoU — MVETSYQAQKRTRSEFERQLHRLEQDSLRMGALVENSFLLAHAALFERDLEAATRIDPQDKQIDRIYRQIEMDCINLIALQSPVARDLRLLSALMQLIRDIERIGDYAENLGDIAIKLFPYPPSPYLGELEIMSNRCRAMLAMSLEALANLDENIGLQIKAKDDAVDDDYQNIYNLIASQRVFGEPLEPVMLMVLAIHHLERMADHATNVGLRVAYIVTGKLG, encoded by the coding sequence TAGAACAAGACTCTTTGCGAATGGGCGCTCTTGTCGAAAATTCATTTCTTTTAGCTCATGCAGCTTTATTTGAGCGCGATTTAGAAGCAGCTACTCGTATCGATCCTCAAGATAAGCAAATTGATCGAATTTATCGACAAATTGAAATGGATTGTATCAATTTAATTGCATTGCAGTCACCAGTCGCTCGCGATCTGCGATTATTGAGCGCTTTGATGCAATTAATCCGCGATATTGAACGCATCGGCGACTATGCCGAAAATCTTGGCGATATTGCCATTAAGCTTTTTCCTTACCCACCATCCCCTTATCTTGGTGAATTGGAGATTATGTCTAATCGCTGCCGAGCCATGCTTGCCATGAGTTTAGAAGCCTTAGCCAACCTTGATGAAAATATCGGTCTTCAAATTAAGGCAAAGGATGATGCCGTTGATGATGATTACCAGAATATCTATAACCTCATAGCTTCCCAAAGGGTATTTGGGGAACCTCTAGAGCCTGTAATGCTGATGGTATTGGCAATTCATCACCTAGAGCGAATGGCAGATCATGCAACAAATGTTGGTCTCAGGGTTGCTTATATTGTCACTGGTAAACTTGGCTAA